Proteins found in one Balaenoptera acutorostrata chromosome 17, mBalAcu1.1, whole genome shotgun sequence genomic segment:
- the NPBWR1 gene encoding neuropeptides B/W receptor type 1 yields the protein MHNASSWGPERANTSCPAPALGCPNASGPLPPLPPPLAVAVPVVYAVICAVGLAGNSAVLFVLLRAPRMKTVTNLFILNLAVADELFTLVLPINIADFLLRRWPFGELMCKLIVAIDQYNTFSSLYFLTVMSADRYLVVLATAESRRVAGRTYGAARAVSLAVWGVVTLVVLPFAIFARLDDEQGRRQCVLVFPQPEAFWWRASRLYTLVLGFALPVSTICVLYTTLLCRLRAIRLDNHARALERAKKRVTVLVVAILAVCLLCWTPYHLSTVVALTTDLPQTPVVIAVSYFITSLSYANSCLNPFLYAFLDDSFRRSLRQLLPCRAAAA from the coding sequence ATGCACAACGCGTCGTCCTGGGGCCCTGAGCGCGCCAACACGTCGTGCCCCGCGCCCGCGCTCGGCTGCCCCAACGCGTCCGGcccgctgccgccgctgccgccgcctctGGCCGTGGCCGTGCCCGTCGTGTACGCGGTGATCTGCGCCGTGGGGCTGGCGGGCAACTCGGCCGTGCTGTTCGTGCTGCTGCGGGCGCCCCGCATGAAGACCGTCACCAACCTGTTTATCCTCAACCTGGCCGTGGCCGACGAGCTCTTCACGCTCGTGCTGCCCATCAACATCGCCGACTTCCTGCTTCGGCGCTGGCCCTTCGGGGAGCTCATGTGCAAGCTCATCGTGGCCATCGACCAGTACAACACCTTCTCCAGCCTGTACTTCCTCACGGTCATGAGCGCCGACCGCTACCTGGTGGTGCTGGCCACGGCCGAGTCGCGCCGGGTGGCCGGCCGCACGTACGGCGCCGCGCGCGCCGTGAGCCTGGCCGTGTGGGGAGTCGTGACGCTGGTCGTGCTGCCCTTCGCCATCTTCGCCCGGCTGGACGACGAGCAGGGCCGGCGCCAGTGCGTGCTGGTCTTCCCGCAGCCCGAGGCCTTCTGGTGGCGCGCGAGCCGCCTCTACACGCTGGTGCTCGGCTTCGCCCTCCCCGTGTCCACCATCTGCGTCCTGTACACCACGCTGCTGTGCCGGCTGCGCGCCATACGCCTCGACAACCACGCCAGGGCCCTGGAGCGCGCCAAGAAGCGGGTGACCGTGCTGGTGGTGGCGATCCTGGCCGTGTGCCTCCTCTGCTGGACGCCCTACCACCTGAGCACCGTGGTGGCGCTCACCACCGACCTCCCGCAGACGCCGGTGGTCATCGCCGTCTCCTACTTCATCACCAGCCTGAGCTACGCCAACAGCTGCCTCAACCCCTTCCTCTACGCCTTCCTGGACGACAGCTTCCGAAGGAGCCTCCGCCAGCTGCTGCCGTGTCGCGCCGCCGCCGCCTG